A single Desulfobaculum bizertense DSM 18034 DNA region contains:
- a CDS encoding YlxR family protein: protein METQDRHIPLRKCIICGRRFPKPELTRYVCSGGDTPQLIRDDKGTLPGRGFYVCFDEECGKRFPKYKGWRRKCQGGKHGK, encoded by the coding sequence ATGGAAACGCAAGACAGACATATTCCGCTCCGCAAGTGTATCATTTGCGGACGTCGGTTTCCCAAGCCTGAGCTGACGCGCTACGTCTGCTCAGGCGGGGACACGCCGCAACTGATCCGGGACGACAAGGGCACGCTTCCGGGTCGGGGTTTTTACGTCTGTTTTGATGAAGAATGCGGCAAACGGTTTCCGAAATATAAGGGCTGGCGCCGAAAATGCCAGGGGGGAAAGCATGGCAAATAA
- the flgF gene encoding flagellar basal-body rod protein FlgF: MQDSMYSALFGALTQEHRMDIIANNLANVNTTGFKQDRVAFKDVFVRFAHDRVREPIMNLRDKALFPEATYLSKVRIAESQIDFSQGSLKRSDNPLDLAISGEGFFKVQDENGTSFYTRNGHFGLNAEGELINGSGLRVMADGGPVEIPENARVEVTPDGRILANNAEVGTLDIVTVSDQNALRKIGSNLFEIHPEKNAEEMQAAEATVQQGFLEAPNVEIVTEMVNMIETQRSFEAYQKTMTTAKETDSKAINSVGKV, from the coding sequence ATGCAGGATTCTATGTATAGCGCCCTTTTTGGGGCATTAACGCAAGAACACCGAATGGATATCATCGCCAATAATTTGGCGAACGTGAATACAACCGGTTTCAAACAGGACCGCGTGGCGTTCAAGGATGTGTTCGTTCGCTTTGCTCATGACAGAGTTCGGGAACCCATCATGAACCTTCGGGACAAGGCTCTTTTCCCAGAGGCCACATATCTTTCCAAGGTTCGTATTGCCGAGTCGCAGATTGATTTTTCTCAGGGAAGTCTCAAACGCTCCGACAATCCTTTGGACCTGGCCATTTCTGGCGAGGGCTTTTTTAAGGTGCAGGACGAAAACGGGACGAGTTTTTATACCCGTAACGGACACTTTGGCCTGAATGCAGAAGGGGAGCTGATTAATGGCTCCGGACTGCGGGTCATGGCAGACGGCGGGCCTGTGGAAATTCCGGAAAATGCCCGTGTCGAGGTGACACCGGACGGCAGAATTTTAGCCAATAATGCGGAAGTCGGAACTTTGGACATCGTGACGGTGTCTGACCAGAACGCTTTGCGCAAGATTGGCAGCAATCTTTTTGAAATCCATCCAGAAAAAAATGCGGAAGAGATGCAGGCTGCCGAGGCAACGGTGCAGCAAGGCTTCTTGGAAGCACCCAATGTCGAAATTGTGACTGAGATGGTGAACATGATTGAAACCCAGCGGTCTTTTGAGGCGTACCAGAAGACGATGACGACCGCCAAAGAAACAGATTCAAAGGCCATTAATTCGGTCGGTAAGGTCTAA
- a CDS encoding DHH family phosphoesterase — MTTPRTTIKDILSGGSSFLIAAHENPDGDALGSSVALAHVLTELGKDVIVYNASGIPDYLSWLSLPCPVVHELPEMRPEWVICLDSGDLDRLGDEFAESFSRRGSINIDHHLGNPEYAEINWVDPSASSVGEMIGQLAQELDVPLVDGLGEAVYLAMVTDTGHFSYGNTSPDTMRLAASIIESGLDVGAFNARLQNQWTLSRLHLTSKAYERAELHFAGQIATIEVTQAMLDETGSTREDCGDLVNSIRRIRGVKGAISLREERPSLTKVSLRAAGELDVRAISAELGGGGHKNAAGIKLNLSLEDAKALLLETASKYLPDGEA; from the coding sequence ATGACCACCCCCAGAACAACGATTAAAGACATCCTTTCGGGCGGAAGTAGCTTTCTTATTGCCGCCCACGAAAATCCAGACGGTGATGCGCTGGGTTCCAGTGTTGCTCTTGCCCATGTTCTGACGGAACTCGGCAAGGACGTTATCGTGTATAACGCTTCTGGCATCCCGGATTACCTGAGCTGGCTTTCTCTCCCCTGCCCTGTTGTTCACGAACTCCCGGAAATGCGACCTGAGTGGGTCATTTGTCTTGATAGCGGCGACCTTGACCGCCTTGGTGACGAGTTTGCAGAAAGCTTCTCCCGCCGCGGCAGCATCAATATAGACCACCATCTTGGCAATCCTGAGTACGCAGAAATCAACTGGGTTGATCCCTCAGCATCCTCTGTTGGCGAAATGATTGGTCAGCTGGCACAGGAACTTGACGTTCCGCTTGTCGACGGACTCGGAGAAGCTGTATACTTGGCAATGGTCACGGATACGGGCCATTTCAGTTATGGCAATACCAGCCCCGACACCATGCGCCTAGCTGCAAGCATCATTGAAAGTGGTCTGGATGTTGGCGCATTCAACGCCCGCCTTCAGAACCAGTGGACACTGAGCCGCCTCCACCTCACATCCAAGGCATACGAACGTGCAGAACTGCACTTTGCTGGTCAGATTGCGACCATCGAAGTCACGCAGGCCATGCTGGATGAAACCGGAAGCACCCGCGAAGACTGCGGCGATCTGGTAAACAGCATTCGCAGAATTCGTGGTGTCAAAGGTGCCATAAGCCTCCGGGAAGAAAGGCCAAGCCTCACCAAGGTGAGTCTTCGTGCAGCCGGAGAGCTTGACGTTCGGGCAATCAGTGCTGAACTTGGCGGTGGCGGACACAAAAATGCTGCGGGTATCAAGCTGAATCTCTCGCTGGAAGACGCCAAGGCGCTCCTGCTGGAAACCGCCAGCAAATACCTTCCTGACGGCGAGGCATAA
- the rimP gene encoding ribosome maturation factor RimP, translating into MSSTLIQELDDLIRPMAEAQGLELWGLEFASAPNRSILRIFVDTKDGVTIDECARLSRDLGFTLDVEDIIPGHYTLEVSSPGLNRKFFSAAQMQSYVGQNVSITLLKALEGRKGFTGKLVSVDGEEITIEESDGVLSVRFDEVKKANVRYVFPEKRTKGKKG; encoded by the coding sequence ATGAGCTCAACACTGATTCAGGAACTTGATGACCTGATCAGGCCCATGGCCGAGGCGCAGGGTCTGGAACTCTGGGGACTGGAGTTCGCCTCCGCACCAAACCGCTCCATCCTCCGCATTTTTGTGGACACAAAGGATGGAGTTACTATTGATGAATGTGCACGACTGTCGCGAGACCTTGGTTTCACACTCGACGTCGAAGACATCATCCCCGGCCATTACACCCTCGAAGTCTCCTCGCCGGGACTGAACAGGAAATTTTTCTCGGCTGCACAGATGCAGTCATATGTTGGACAGAACGTCTCCATAACCCTGCTCAAGGCTCTTGAAGGTCGCAAGGGTTTCACTGGAAAGCTCGTCTCTGTCGATGGCGAAGAAATCACCATCGAAGAAAGCGACGGAGTTCTCTCCGTGCGTTTTGACGAGGTCAAAAAAGCGAATGTCCGTTACGTTTTCCCAGAAAAACGAACCAAGGGAAAAAAAGGCTAG
- the rpsO gene encoding 30S ribosomal protein S15, translating to MVMTAEAKAKIIEEYKQHEGDTGSPEVQVALLTARIQYLTGHFKTHKKDFHSRTGLLKLVGKRRNLLKYLKSKDVQRYRDLIERLGLRK from the coding sequence GTGGTAATGACTGCTGAAGCAAAAGCCAAAATTATTGAAGAATACAAGCAGCACGAGGGAGACACTGGTTCTCCTGAAGTCCAGGTCGCCCTTCTGACTGCACGCATTCAGTACCTTACTGGTCACTTCAAGACTCACAAGAAGGACTTCCACTCCCGCACTGGTCTTCTGAAGCTGGTCGGTAAGCGCCGTAACCTGCTGAAGTACCTTAAGAGCAAGGACGTTCAGCGTTACAGAGACCTCATCGAGCGTCTCGGCCTGCGCAAGTAG
- the flgA gene encoding flagellar basal body P-ring formation chaperone FlgA: protein MRVLSNSANWKLCTRIFMLVMLGSIMCWHGVARAAQGVDIASAQWRLSIKKAATVEQDVVRLSDIATPVGPLSQADWQVLGTTELWKSPRNYGGQMDISREKLRNLLGYYLEDIVRLCIIPGHLTIQKGGRIVEGAELQKMLVESLTPQLRSLPGENSLRDFRVPEFVFLRDTQNTLDTSIKGQLKPGRVSLRIQEKGLDGHVFRKFSGTAFLDSWRTVACAATPLNSKEELSPENVTFVRKNAAFLRGTPWDGKRFGMRVMRPVGAGQVIYADVLDNVPVIARGDRVTVVYQKKHIRLTMTGKAMEDGSIGDSILVRNMQSRRDVSGVVQGAGTVVIK from the coding sequence ATGAGAGTTCTGTCAAATTCAGCAAACTGGAAACTGTGCACTCGCATATTCATGCTTGTGATGCTGGGGAGCATCATGTGCTGGCATGGTGTTGCCCGTGCCGCGCAGGGAGTCGATATCGCCAGCGCTCAGTGGCGCCTTTCAATTAAGAAGGCGGCCACAGTCGAGCAGGATGTTGTGCGGCTTTCTGACATTGCAACGCCTGTAGGGCCGCTGTCACAGGCTGATTGGCAGGTCTTGGGCACAACAGAACTCTGGAAGTCCCCTCGAAATTACGGCGGACAGATGGACATTTCTCGCGAAAAGCTGCGCAACCTTCTTGGCTATTATCTGGAAGATATTGTCCGCCTGTGCATCATCCCCGGGCATCTGACCATCCAGAAGGGTGGCCGGATCGTGGAAGGCGCCGAGCTGCAAAAGATGCTTGTCGAATCTTTGACGCCACAGCTTCGTTCCCTCCCCGGTGAAAACAGCCTGCGCGACTTTCGGGTTCCAGAATTTGTGTTCCTGCGTGATACCCAGAACACTCTGGATACGTCCATTAAGGGACAGCTCAAGCCCGGTCGGGTGTCTTTACGCATTCAGGAAAAAGGCCTCGATGGGCACGTTTTTCGCAAGTTTTCCGGGACCGCGTTTCTGGACTCCTGGCGGACTGTTGCCTGTGCTGCAACTCCGCTGAACAGCAAAGAAGAGCTGAGTCCTGAGAATGTGACCTTTGTTCGAAAGAATGCCGCGTTTTTGCGCGGGACGCCGTGGGATGGCAAGCGCTTTGGAATGCGCGTCATGCGTCCCGTTGGCGCAGGTCAGGTCATCTATGCGGACGTGCTGGACAATGTTCCAGTTATTGCCCGTGGCGACAGGGTGACCGTGGTTTATCAAAAAAAGCACATCCGTCTGACCATGACCGGAAAGGCAATGGAAGACGGGAGCATTGGCGACAGCATTCTGGTCAGGAACATGCAAAGCCGGAGAGATGTTTCCGGTGTTGTTCAGGGCGCCGGAACTGTGGTGATTAAATAA
- the rbfA gene encoding 30S ribosome-binding factor RbfA, protein MHRSDSRRSHRLGDQVMREVATMLIEDVSDPRIEMVTVSGVRMNKDLSIAEILYTIPGGEEAQKDAAKGLRKAAGFMRSLLGRRLRSKFVPELRFVYDSYLEDMVYDHPQNND, encoded by the coding sequence ATGCATCGTTCAGATTCCAGAAGGTCTCACCGCCTTGGTGACCAGGTCATGCGCGAAGTCGCAACCATGCTCATTGAGGACGTGTCTGATCCTCGCATTGAGATGGTGACCGTGAGTGGCGTCCGCATGAACAAAGACCTGTCCATTGCGGAAATTTTGTACACCATCCCCGGTGGCGAAGAAGCACAGAAGGACGCTGCAAAGGGCCTGCGTAAGGCCGCAGGGTTTATGCGCTCTCTGCTTGGCAGACGCCTCAGGAGCAAGTTTGTCCCTGAGCTGCGCTTTGTTTATGACTCTTATCTGGAGGACATGGTCTATGACCACCCCCAGAACAACGATTAA
- the infB gene encoding translation initiation factor IF-2: MANKLRVKDLSTELGMTPKELLHVCRETGVEAKTAASPLDADQANALRTKVKETASSTRLVEKEVQPGVVRRRRKKIDKDENSPKAKKDSATPAAKTEKTKSEEPSTKKETAKKAAPAAKKSSGAAKKTADTAAKPVKKAEPKAKIITKPKKETEIVPEAKEIKKPSTAAKAVKAPTTKAEAQKAAEPKAQKAAPKAEAAAKKEAAPKKAAPKKDAAPKTAAKKDEPAKKAAPKKDAAEDAEKGAKKAKPKKKEFTAAPKVRVISRPDPAAVRQQKEREERAASERRNRRDGRPQHDRRPGGRPGGRPGGPGRPGGDRPGGRPGGRPNGARPGGPGRPGGPGRPGGGRPGGGRPGGAPGGRFTPQPTAPSNDERRRRGKKDKRVVDFSRKSNEDHMGFNKRFNKKKRKGGQPSQHASNTQPIKAAKRKIKMEEAIRLADLAKQMGVKAQALIKVLFGLGVMATINQSIDYDTAVLVTSEFGYDVEKVGFSEDAYLAPTENEDKPEDLESRAPVVTIMGHVDHGKTSLLDAIRKSKITSGEAGGITQHIGAYDVQTDRGKIVFLDTPGHEAFTAMRARGAQVTDLVVLVVAADDGVMDQTREAVNHSKAAGVPIIVAVNKIDKEEANPERVMRELAELDLVPEDWGGETIFVNVSAKTGTNLDNLLEMILLQAEVLELKANPNKRAVGRIIEARLDKGRGPVASVLIQGGTLHQGDSFVCGTHNGRVRAMLSDKGKKIKEAGPACPVEVQGFDGVPEAGDEFICVEDEKVARRIANDRQIKERERALARESKVTLESFLASNPHSDTQTLNLVLKADVQGSLEAISEAVNKLSTEKVKVDIVHSGAGAITESDILLAAASQAIIIGFNVRPTAKIKDVAEHEHVEIRFYDIIYKLVSEIKDAMTGMLAPVISEKYLGQAEVRETFSIPRVGTIAGCFVVDGELRRNAGIRLLRDGVVIYTGKLNSLKRFKDDAREVRKGYECGAGLENFNDIKVGDVIEAFEEVEEQATLD; encoded by the coding sequence ATGGCAAATAAACTTCGGGTTAAGGATCTTTCTACAGAACTTGGGATGACCCCCAAGGAACTTCTTCACGTCTGTCGTGAGACTGGCGTCGAAGCCAAGACTGCTGCGTCTCCTTTGGATGCAGACCAGGCGAATGCACTGCGCACCAAGGTCAAAGAGACAGCATCTTCTACCAGACTCGTAGAAAAAGAAGTTCAGCCTGGCGTTGTTCGTCGTCGCAGAAAAAAGATTGATAAAGACGAGAACTCCCCCAAGGCCAAGAAAGACTCCGCCACCCCTGCTGCAAAGACTGAAAAGACAAAGTCCGAGGAACCCAGCACCAAAAAAGAGACCGCGAAGAAAGCAGCTCCTGCTGCAAAGAAATCTTCTGGTGCTGCCAAAAAAACTGCCGATACCGCTGCTAAACCCGTGAAAAAGGCCGAGCCCAAGGCCAAAATTATCACGAAGCCCAAGAAAGAAACCGAGATAGTGCCCGAAGCAAAAGAAATTAAAAAGCCCTCCACCGCCGCCAAGGCTGTGAAGGCCCCCACTACCAAGGCAGAAGCTCAGAAGGCTGCCGAGCCTAAGGCTCAGAAGGCAGCACCCAAAGCAGAGGCCGCAGCCAAAAAAGAAGCTGCTCCGAAGAAGGCTGCTCCCAAGAAAGACGCCGCCCCCAAGACCGCTGCAAAGAAAGACGAGCCTGCAAAGAAGGCCGCTCCCAAGAAAGACGCTGCAGAAGATGCAGAAAAGGGAGCCAAAAAGGCTAAGCCTAAGAAAAAAGAATTTACTGCTGCCCCGAAGGTCCGCGTTATTTCTCGCCCTGACCCGGCTGCAGTTCGCCAGCAGAAAGAGCGCGAAGAACGCGCCGCTTCTGAACGCCGTAACCGTCGTGATGGACGCCCCCAGCATGACCGCCGTCCCGGTGGACGCCCAGGTGGCCGTCCCGGTGGCCCAGGTCGCCCAGGTGGAGATCGTCCCGGCGGACGTCCCGGTGGTCGCCCGAATGGTGCCCGTCCCGGCGGACCAGGTCGCCCAGGTGGCCCCGGTCGTCCAGGTGGCGGTCGTCCCGGTGGTGGTCGCCCAGGTGGCGCTCCTGGTGGACGCTTTACGCCTCAGCCTACTGCTCCGAGCAACGACGAACGCCGTCGCCGTGGCAAGAAGGACAAGCGCGTTGTTGACTTCTCCCGCAAGTCCAACGAAGACCATATGGGCTTTAACAAGCGCTTCAACAAAAAGAAGCGCAAGGGCGGACAGCCGTCTCAGCACGCATCCAACACCCAGCCCATTAAGGCAGCAAAGCGCAAAATCAAGATGGAAGAAGCCATCCGCCTGGCAGATCTCGCCAAGCAGATGGGCGTCAAAGCACAGGCTCTGATTAAAGTTCTGTTCGGCCTTGGCGTCATGGCAACGATCAACCAGTCTATCGACTATGATACTGCCGTGCTCGTTACTTCCGAATTTGGTTATGACGTCGAAAAGGTCGGCTTCTCCGAAGATGCCTACCTTGCTCCGACCGAAAACGAGGATAAGCCCGAAGATCTGGAGTCCCGCGCTCCTGTCGTGACCATCATGGGTCACGTTGACCACGGTAAAACCTCCCTGCTGGATGCCATCCGCAAGTCCAAGATCACCTCTGGTGAGGCTGGCGGCATCACCCAGCACATCGGTGCATACGACGTACAGACCGATCGCGGCAAGATTGTCTTCCTCGATACCCCCGGTCACGAAGCATTTACTGCTATGCGTGCTCGCGGTGCTCAGGTTACTGACCTTGTTGTTCTGGTTGTCGCCGCAGATGACGGCGTTATGGACCAGACCCGCGAAGCTGTGAACCACTCCAAGGCTGCTGGTGTTCCGATCATCGTTGCAGTCAACAAGATCGATAAGGAAGAGGCCAACCCGGAACGCGTTATGCGCGAACTGGCTGAACTCGACCTCGTTCCCGAAGACTGGGGTGGCGAAACCATTTTCGTCAACGTTTCTGCCAAGACTGGCACAAACCTCGACAACCTCCTCGAGATGATTCTGCTTCAGGCAGAAGTGCTCGAGCTGAAGGCTAACCCGAACAAGCGCGCTGTTGGCCGCATCATCGAAGCTCGCCTCGACAAGGGTCGTGGTCCTGTTGCTTCCGTCCTTATTCAGGGCGGTACCCTGCACCAGGGTGACTCCTTCGTTTGTGGCACACACAACGGCCGCGTTCGTGCAATGCTGAGTGACAAGGGTAAAAAGATCAAAGAAGCTGGTCCGGCATGTCCGGTCGAGGTTCAGGGCTTTGACGGTGTGCCCGAAGCTGGTGACGAGTTCATCTGCGTCGAAGACGAAAAAGTCGCACGCCGCATTGCTAATGATCGCCAGATCAAAGAGCGCGAACGTGCTCTGGCTCGCGAAAGCAAAGTTACCCTGGAAAGCTTCCTTGCTTCCAACCCCCACTCTGACACCCAGACCCTTAACCTCGTGCTTAAGGCTGACGTGCAGGGTTCCCTGGAAGCTATCTCCGAAGCTGTCAACAAGCTGTCTACAGAAAAGGTCAAGGTCGACATCGTTCACAGCGGTGCCGGTGCCATCACCGAATCTGACATCCTGCTTGCTGCTGCATCTCAGGCCATTATCATTGGCTTCAACGTCCGTCCGACTGCAAAGATCAAGGACGTTGCTGAACACGAGCACGTGGAAATCCGTTTCTACGACATCATTTACAAGCTCGTCAGCGAGATCAAGGACGCTATGACAGGTATGCTCGCTCCGGTTATCTCCGAGAAATACCTCGGTCAGGCCGAAGTCCGCGAGACCTTCAGCATCCCCCGCGTCGGCACAATCGCTGGTTGCTTTGTGGTTGACGGCGAACTTCGCCGCAACGCTGGCATCCGCCTCCTGCGCGACGGTGTTGTTATCTACACCGGCAAGCTCAACTCCCTGAAGCGATTCAAGGACGATGCACGCGAAGTCCGCAAGGGCTACGAATGTGGTGCTGGCCTTGAAAACTTCAACGACATCAAGGTTGGCGACGTCATCGAAGCCTTCGAAGAAGTCGAAGAGCAGGCAACTCTGGACTAG
- the flgG gene encoding flagellar basal-body rod protein FlgG, whose protein sequence is MMRSLWTAATGMVAQQLNIDVISNNLANVNTIGFKKSRAEFEDLIYQDLKIAGSPTEDGGKIPTGMQVGMGVKPTTVHKFFSQGDFMNTDNPLDLVIQGDGFFQVDMNGEEAYTRAGAFKLDNEGRVVTAGGYPLQPEFVVPLETKNVVVSENGHMAALDKNGDELASVDIPLYTFINPAGLNSIGKNLYRTTEASGDPTEGVPGEDNVGTVAQGFLEMSNVEIVDEMVQMIVGQRAYEINSKAVTTSDQMLQTANQLKR, encoded by the coding sequence ATGATGCGCTCACTCTGGACAGCAGCAACGGGCATGGTGGCCCAGCAGCTGAACATTGACGTAATTTCGAACAACCTCGCCAACGTGAATACGATTGGCTTCAAAAAAAGCCGCGCCGAGTTTGAAGACCTGATTTATCAGGATTTGAAAATTGCAGGTTCTCCGACAGAAGACGGCGGCAAGATCCCAACAGGTATGCAGGTCGGTATGGGTGTCAAGCCTACGACGGTGCACAAATTTTTCTCTCAGGGCGATTTTATGAACACCGACAACCCGCTTGATTTGGTTATTCAGGGTGACGGGTTCTTTCAGGTCGATATGAATGGTGAAGAAGCCTACACCCGCGCTGGTGCCTTTAAGCTCGACAACGAAGGTCGGGTCGTGACGGCTGGTGGCTATCCCTTGCAGCCTGAGTTTGTTGTTCCTCTGGAAACAAAGAATGTGGTTGTGAGCGAGAATGGACACATGGCTGCGCTGGATAAGAACGGGGATGAACTCGCATCCGTCGACATCCCGCTCTACACATTCATCAATCCCGCTGGCCTGAACAGCATCGGCAAGAATCTGTATCGGACGACAGAAGCTTCTGGCGATCCCACAGAGGGCGTGCCGGGTGAAGATAATGTCGGCACCGTGGCGCAGGGCTTCCTTGAGATGTCCAACGTCGAGATCGTGGACGAAATGGTGCAGATGATTGTTGGCCAGCGTGCCTATGAAATTAATTCCAAAGCCGTAACAACATCTGACCAGATGTTGCAGACTGCCAACCAGCTCAAGCGCTAG
- the truB gene encoding tRNA pseudouridine(55) synthase TruB, whose amino-acid sequence MGRKRKRSKNQMDGVLILNKPSGPTSAACLNTIRRELDQGRIGHGGTLDPMAQGVLIVLLGHGTKFAPYLTSGEKTYQGQLRLGQTTDTYDAEGTIVEEKTFDHLSPEQVQEAVLDWMNQTTQEVPPVSAAKFQGKPLYALVREGKEVPVKIRDMKISHAEILELDLPWVRFRVTCSAGTYVRSLVHSLGIRLGSGAVLTELIRENCHPFSLEDAYDMDSLIKEPEKLADRVIPLAKALPHWPSLVLTEEQSAQVKNGTWLPVSEVAADETATQTGQHALLVGHDGTPLALVESAKRNDKLLWSILRGLW is encoded by the coding sequence ATGGGTAGAAAAAGAAAACGCAGCAAAAATCAGATGGATGGCGTGCTCATCCTGAACAAACCCTCTGGCCCGACTTCTGCGGCATGCCTCAACACCATTCGCAGAGAGCTTGACCAGGGCCGCATTGGACACGGTGGAACGCTGGACCCAATGGCACAGGGGGTGCTCATCGTCTTGTTGGGACATGGAACAAAGTTCGCTCCTTACTTGACAAGTGGTGAAAAAACGTATCAGGGACAACTGCGACTGGGTCAAACAACAGACACATATGATGCAGAAGGCACCATTGTCGAAGAAAAGACGTTTGACCACCTGAGTCCAGAACAGGTACAAGAAGCTGTTCTCGACTGGATGAACCAAACGACACAGGAAGTCCCTCCCGTGTCTGCGGCAAAATTTCAGGGCAAGCCCCTGTATGCCCTTGTTCGCGAAGGCAAGGAAGTTCCAGTCAAAATTCGCGATATGAAAATTTCCCACGCAGAAATCCTTGAATTGGACCTGCCGTGGGTTCGTTTCCGGGTTACATGTTCCGCCGGAACCTATGTACGGTCCCTCGTCCACAGCTTGGGGATTCGACTTGGTTCTGGTGCAGTGCTTACGGAATTAATCCGGGAAAACTGCCATCCGTTCTCACTTGAGGACGCATATGACATGGACAGCCTAATCAAAGAGCCAGAAAAGCTTGCTGACCGGGTCATCCCTCTGGCAAAGGCGCTCCCCCACTGGCCCAGCCTTGTGCTGACAGAGGAACAGAGCGCGCAGGTCAAGAATGGAACGTGGCTTCCGGTTTCGGAAGTTGCAGCCGACGAGACCGCAACACAGACAGGGCAGCATGCCCTGCTTGTTGGTCACGACGGAACGCCGCTTGCCCTGGTGGAATCAGCGAAACGGAATGACAAACTGCTATGGTCAATTCTGCGTGGACTCTGGTAG
- the nusA gene encoding transcription termination factor NusA, which translates to MNMELKKAIDQISKDKGIDSELLIETLEEAVRSSVVRKYGDDIDIEVSFNHETGEIEVYQFKAVVEEVEDPATEITLEDAKDHDPDAQVDDELGFRLKVEDLGRIAAQSAKQVIIQRMRDAEQETIYEEFKDRQGEIISGIIQRRDKAGMIVNLGRTEALLPKDQQIPRERFKRGDRIQALLLDVRREGRGPQVIVSRGHADYMKALFKREVPEIADGTVRILGIARDQGSRAKVAVQSSDRDVDPVGACVGIRGSRIQNIVQELRGERIDIVVWSPDMATYAVNALAPAVVTRIAIDESEKMLEVVVPDDQLTLAIGRKGQNVKLAARLLGWKIDIFTESRYGELHAELQHLEQVASVAEISVDEFLASGFDTVEKLDEADDEELLSIESMTESKIADVRSAINLLRSFHAAEADEAEGAVEEEDMDAQHGNESDED; encoded by the coding sequence ATGAATATGGAACTGAAGAAAGCCATCGACCAGATTAGCAAAGACAAGGGTATCGATAGCGAGCTGCTCATTGAAACTCTTGAGGAAGCTGTTCGTTCTTCCGTCGTTCGCAAATATGGAGACGACATTGATATCGAAGTAAGCTTCAACCATGAGACCGGTGAGATTGAGGTCTACCAGTTCAAGGCTGTTGTGGAAGAGGTCGAAGACCCCGCCACAGAAATCACCCTTGAAGATGCTAAAGACCACGATCCCGATGCTCAGGTCGATGATGAACTTGGTTTCCGCCTGAAGGTCGAAGACCTTGGCCGCATTGCAGCACAGTCTGCAAAGCAGGTCATCATTCAGCGCATGCGTGATGCTGAACAGGAAACCATCTATGAAGAATTTAAAGACCGTCAGGGTGAAATCATCAGTGGCATTATTCAGCGCCGTGACAAGGCTGGCATGATTGTCAATCTTGGTCGCACTGAAGCCCTGTTGCCCAAAGACCAGCAGATTCCTCGCGAACGCTTTAAGCGTGGTGACCGCATTCAGGCCCTGCTCCTGGACGTTCGCCGCGAAGGTCGTGGTCCGCAGGTTATCGTCTCGCGCGGTCATGCCGATTACATGAAGGCGCTCTTCAAGCGTGAAGTTCCCGAAATCGCAGACGGTACCGTCCGCATTCTGGGTATTGCCCGTGACCAGGGCAGCCGCGCAAAAGTCGCAGTTCAGTCTAGCGACAGAGACGTCGATCCAGTGGGTGCATGTGTTGGCATCCGTGGTTCCCGCATTCAGAATATTGTGCAGGAACTGCGTGGCGAACGCATCGACATCGTTGTCTGGAGCCCAGACATGGCGACCTACGCCGTCAACGCTCTTGCTCCGGCTGTTGTCACCCGCATTGCTATTGATGAATCAGAAAAAATGCTGGAAGTTGTCGTGCCCGACGACCAGCTGACTCTGGCCATTGGCCGCAAGGGACAGAACGTCAAGCTTGCCGCCAGACTGCTCGGCTGGAAAATCGACATTTTCACAGAAAGCCGTTACGGAGAGCTGCACGCTGAGTTGCAGCATCTTGAGCAGGTCGCCAGTGTTGCCGAAATTTCCGTTGACGAATTCCTCGCCAGCGGTTTCGACACAGTAGAAAAGCTCGATGAAGCAGACGATGAAGAACTTCTCTCCATCGAAAGCATGACCGAGTCTAAAATTGCTGATGTCCGCTCTGCCATTAACCTTCTTCGCTCTTTCCACGCAGCAGAAGCCGACGAGGCTGAAGGCGCTGTGGAAGAAGAAGACATGGACGCCCAGCACGGAAACGAAAGCGACGAGGACTAA